Proteins from one Nicotiana tabacum cultivar K326 chromosome 23, ASM71507v2, whole genome shotgun sequence genomic window:
- the LOC107760247 gene encoding squamosa promoter-binding protein 1-like, with protein sequence METSKWEEKRSMTAAEMEEEDDEEDEDVVEDNKRKRVLTHSGRKVPGGEGSKLPSCQIEDCTADMANAKTYHRRHKVCEFHAKAPAVLIGGLRQRFCQQCSRFHQLGEFDEAKRSCRRRLAGHNERRRKSSCDSPGEGSS encoded by the exons ATGGAAACTAGCAAATGGGAAGAGAAGAGAAGCATGACGGCAGCAGAAATGGAAGAGGAGGATGACGAGGAAGACGAAGATGTTGTGGAGGACAACAAAAGGAAGAGGGTCTTGACTCACTCGGGAAGGAAGGTACCTGGCGGAGAGGGTTCAAAGCTGCCTTCCTGTCAAATTGAGGACTGCACTGCAGATATGGCAAATGCCAAGACATACCATCGCCGCCACAAGGTCTGTGAATTTCATGCAAAGGCTCCAGCAGTACTTATTGGTGGACTCCGACAGCGTTTCTGTCAGCAATGCAGCAG GTTTCATCAGTTGGGAGAGTTCGATGAAGCAAAAAGGAGTTGCAGGAGACGTTTGGCAGGCCACAATGAACGCCGTCGTAAAAGTTCATGTGATTCTCCTGGAGAAGGGTCAAGTTAA
- the LOC107760246 gene encoding LOW QUALITY PROTEIN: mitochondrial arginine transporter BAC1 (The sequence of the model RefSeq protein was modified relative to this genomic sequence to represent the inferred CDS: deleted 1 base in 1 codon), translating to MDPGSSGYKDYVAGLMAGIAMVITGHPFDTVKVKLQKHNTEARGIKYNNGLHCAARILQTEGVKGLYRGATSSFIGMAFESSLVFGIYSQTKLLLQGGPDGGKPQPRAIVPSAAFGGAIISFILCPSELVKCRMQVQGADSVVPSSSRYSGPLECAVKTVKSEGITGIFRGGFTTLLRESLGNAVFFSTYEYVRYHLHLRLKGASSESSHLVDVGVGIMSGGLGGIACWSAVLPLDVAKTIIQTTPEKNHTRNPFLILKSIYGRSGLRGCYTGLGPTIVRAFPANAAAIVAWELSAKLLGIKRDLN from the exons ATGGATCCGGGAAGTTCCGGGTACAAGGACTATGTAGCGGGTCTAATGGCCGGTATTGCTATGGTTATTACTGGTCACCCTTTTGATACTGTCAAG GTGAAGCTCCAGAAACACAATACAGAAGCTCGTGGAATAAAGTACAATAATGGATTGCATTGTGCTGCTAGAATATTACAAACTGAAGGA GTTAAGGGGCTATATCGAGGAGCTACATCTTCGTTCATTGGCATGGCCTTTGAGAGCTCACTTGTATTTGGTATTTACTCCCAAACAAAACTACTGCTGCAG GGTGGACCAGATGGAGGTAAGCCCCAACCTCGTGCAATAGTTCCTTCAGCTGCCTTTGGAGGAGCTATTATCAGCTTCATTCTATGCCCATCAGAACTGGTGAAG TGTAGGATGCAAGTTCAAGGTGCTGATTCTGTGGTACCAAGCTCCAGTAGATATAGTGGTCCACTTGAGTGTGCTGTTAAAACTGTAAAAAGTGAAGGG ATCACAGGCATATTTCGAGGAGGCTTCACGACTTTACTAAGAGAATCTTTGGGAAACGCTGTCTTCTTTAGTACATATGAATATGTTCGTTATCACTTGCATCTACGA CTGAAAGGTGCTTCCTCTGAGTCAAGCCACTTGGTTGATGTTGGAGTTGGAATAATGAGTGGTGGTCTCGGTGGTATAGCA TGTTGGTCAGCAGTTCTGCCGTTGGATGTAGCAAAAACTATAATTCAGACTACCCCAGAGAAAAACCATACGAGAAATCCGTTTCTCATTTTAAAATCG ATTTATGGGAGATCAGGTCTTAGAGGATGCTATACGGGTCTAGGTCCTACAATTGTGAGAGCTTTTCCTGCTAATGCAGCTGCAATTGTCGCATGGGAGTTGTCTGCCAAATTGTTGGGAATCAAGCGTGATTTGAACTA A